The proteins below come from a single Tissierella sp. MB52-C2 genomic window:
- the rpmH gene encoding 50S ribosomal protein L34 — translation MKRTYQPKKRQRSREHGFRKRMKTRSGREIIKARRRRGRKQLTA, via the coding sequence GTGAAAAGAACTTATCAACCGAAAAAGAGACAAAGAAGTAGAGAACACGGATTTAGAAAGAGAATGAAAACTAGATCAGGTAGAGAAATAATAAAAGCAAGAAGAAGAAGAGGTAGAAAACAACTAACTGCATAA
- the jag gene encoding RNA-binding cell elongation regulator Jag/EloR, with translation MRSVIKVSKTVDEAIKEALIELNVSEKDVKIDVIDEPSKGLFGLIGGKDAKVRVSVIYDPIEIADNYLSKILNSMNISAVNVVKKEGDSLIVDIKEISSTDMGILIGKRGNTLDAIQYLLSLVINKNRDDYTKVVVDTEGYRAKREETLIKLANKMAEKAKYVRKPIKLEPMNPYERRIIHSALQNIQGITTYSEGDEPYRRVVIQSK, from the coding sequence ATGAGGTCTGTTATTAAGGTATCAAAAACCGTTGATGAGGCAATAAAAGAGGCTTTAATCGAATTAAATGTAAGTGAAAAAGATGTTAAAATAGATGTAATAGATGAACCAAGTAAAGGTTTATTTGGTTTAATTGGTGGGAAAGATGCAAAGGTTAGGGTTTCTGTAATATATGACCCTATTGAAATAGCAGATAATTATTTATCAAAAATATTAAATTCTATGAATATAAGTGCAGTTAATGTAGTAAAAAAAGAAGGAGATAGCCTAATAGTAGATATAAAAGAAATTAGTTCTACTGATATGGGAATATTAATAGGAAAAAGAGGCAATACTCTTGATGCAATTCAGTATTTATTAAGTTTAGTTATAAATAAAAATCGAGATGATTATACTAAGGTCGTAGTAGATACGGAAGGATATAGGGCTAAGAGAGAAGAAACCCTAATAAAACTAGCTAATAAAATGGCTGAAAAGGCTAAGTATGTGAGAAAGCCTATAAAATTAGAACCTATGAATCCTTATGAAAGAAGAATTATACATTCTGCGTTACAAAATATACAAGGAATAACGACTTATAGTGAAGGTGACGAGCCTTATAGAAGAGTGGTTATCCAATCAAAATAA
- the mnmE gene encoding tRNA uridine-5-carboxymethylaminomethyl(34) synthesis GTPase MnmE, with the protein MTIAAISTAVGESGIGIVRISGKNALSIGNVIFRGSKVEELSEKYNRKLVYGYIIDKKNDQLIDEVLISFMKGPMTYTREDMVEIYCHGGIISVKKVLELILNSGARLAEPGEFTKRAFLNGRLDLAQAEAIIDLIKAKTDKSFETSLDQLEGSLSRKIKEIRNILLEMIAHVEVSIDFPDDDIEEVTYDDLEINGNKVKKEIEKLLSTADRGKILRDGLNTVILGKPNVGKSSLLNAILRENRAIVTDIPGTTRDIIEEYVNIDGIPLRIVDTAGIRDTDDIVEQIGVDKAKETVEKSDLIIGVFDASRELSNEDYEIIDLIKNKKSIVILNKTDLPTKYNRDYLKSLINNKEIIETSITSDIGIDILEKSIKDMFYSGEVEIYSDTIVTNMRHKNQLIKSLENITQALEDIRGNVPIDCIEVDLKNCWENLGEISGDTIGEDILDKIFSEFCIGK; encoded by the coding sequence ATGACTATTGCTGCAATTTCTACGGCTGTTGGTGAATCTGGAATAGGTATAGTAAGAATTAGCGGTAAAAATGCACTAAGTATTGGAAATGTAATATTTAGAGGTAGCAAGGTAGAGGAATTAAGTGAAAAATATAATAGGAAATTAGTATATGGCTACATTATAGATAAAAAAAATGACCAGCTAATAGACGAAGTTCTAATATCCTTTATGAAAGGACCTATGACATATACCAGAGAAGATATGGTAGAGATATACTGTCATGGTGGTATTATTTCAGTAAAAAAGGTACTAGAACTTATACTAAATAGTGGAGCAAGGTTGGCTGAACCAGGAGAATTTACTAAAAGAGCATTTTTAAATGGAAGGCTGGATTTAGCCCAAGCTGAAGCTATTATAGATTTAATAAAGGCTAAGACCGATAAAAGCTTTGAAACATCTCTAGATCAATTGGAAGGTTCATTATCTAGAAAGATAAAGGAAATAAGAAATATATTATTGGAAATGATCGCTCATGTGGAAGTTTCAATAGATTTCCCAGATGACGATATAGAAGAAGTTACCTATGATGATTTAGAGATAAATGGAAATAAGGTAAAGAAAGAAATAGAAAAGCTTCTATCTACAGCAGATAGAGGTAAAATTCTAAGGGATGGATTGAATACTGTAATATTAGGTAAACCTAATGTTGGTAAATCATCTTTACTAAATGCAATCCTTCGTGAAAATAGGGCTATAGTAACTGATATACCAGGTACTACAAGAGATATTATAGAGGAATATGTTAATATAGATGGAATACCCCTTAGAATAGTAGATACTGCTGGTATTAGAGATACAGATGATATAGTGGAACAAATAGGCGTAGATAAGGCTAAGGAAACTGTTGAAAAGTCTGACCTAATCATAGGAGTATTTGATGCTTCAAGGGAATTGTCAAATGAAGATTATGAAATAATAGATTTAATTAAAAACAAAAAGAGTATAGTTATTTTAAATAAAACTGATTTACCTACTAAATATAATAGAGATTATTTAAAAAGCCTTATAAATAATAAAGAAATAATTGAAACCTCCATTACATCGGATATAGGTATAGATATATTAGAAAAATCTATAAAAGATATGTTTTATAGTGGAGAAGTAGAAATTTATTCCGATACTATAGTAACTAATATGAGACATAAAAATCAATTAATCAAGTCTCTAGAAAATATAACTCAGGCTTTAGAAGATATAAGAGGAAATGTACCCATAGATTGTATAGAAGTCGATTTAAAAAATTGTTGGGAAAACTTAGGTGAAATCTCAGGCGACACCATAGGAGAAGATATTTTAGATAAGATATTTTCTGAATTTTGTATAGGAAAGTAA
- the rsmG gene encoding 16S rRNA (guanine(527)-N(7))-methyltransferase RsmG, whose translation MNSINTLLDGIVDLNIELSQEQQNQFIKYKRLLKEWNEKINITAITDDIEIDVKHFLDSLTPVVTKLFDGKKSIIDIGTGGGFPGLPLKIFNEELKVTLLDSLNKRIIFLNEVIKDLGLKNIEAIHGRAEELGRTENYREQYDICISRAVASLNTLSEYCMPFVKVGGYFISMKGEDVEEELKEAEKGIKILGGSILKKELVKIPKSDIVHSLIIIEKIKETPTKYPRGGGKPKKTPL comes from the coding sequence ATGAACTCGATTAATACCCTATTAGATGGAATAGTAGATTTAAATATTGAATTAAGTCAAGAACAACAAAATCAGTTTATTAAATATAAGAGATTATTAAAGGAATGGAATGAAAAAATTAATATTACTGCCATAACAGATGATATAGAAATTGATGTAAAACATTTTTTAGATAGCCTTACTCCAGTAGTTACTAAATTATTTGATGGCAAAAAAAGTATAATAGATATAGGGACAGGAGGAGGTTTTCCAGGTCTACCTCTTAAAATTTTCAATGAAGAATTGAAAGTTACACTACTAGATAGTTTAAACAAAAGGATTATTTTCTTAAATGAAGTTATTAAAGATTTAGGATTAAAAAATATAGAAGCCATACATGGAAGGGCAGAAGAACTTGGTAGAACAGAGAATTATAGGGAACAATATGATATTTGCATATCTAGAGCAGTTGCATCATTGAATACCCTATCAGAATATTGTATGCCTTTTGTAAAAGTAGGTGGATATTTTATATCTATGAAGGGTGAAGATGTAGAAGAAGAGCTTAAAGAAGCAGAAAAGGGAATTAAAATATTAGGTGGAAGTATACTGAAAAAAGAACTAGTAAAAATTCCTAAATCCGATATAGTGCATTCTTTGATAATAATAGAGAAAATAAAAGAAACTCCTACAAAATATCCCAGGGGTGGAGGAAAGCCAAAGAAAACTCCATTATAA
- a CDS encoding RNA-binding S4 domain-containing protein: MKEISIDTDYIKLDQFLKHIGVAQTGGQAKIIISEGSIKVNNEIVLQRGKKIRKDDIVNIEGYDTFIVI; encoded by the coding sequence ATGAAGGAAATATCAATAGATACTGATTATATAAAGTTAGATCAATTTTTAAAACATATAGGAGTTGCTCAAACTGGAGGACAGGCAAAGATTATCATAAGTGAAGGTAGTATAAAAGTAAATAATGAGATAGTATTGCAAAGAGGAAAAAAAATAAGAAAAGATGATATAGTTAATATTGAAGGCTATGATACCTT
- the yidD gene encoding membrane protein insertion efficiency factor YidD — translation MAKIAIFLIRFYQNFISKYILTRKNCRFYPTCSEYSIQAYKKYGFIKGTYLTVRRILRCHPFNEGGYDPLK, via the coding sequence ATGGCTAAAATAGCTATTTTTTTAATCAGATTTTATCAGAATTTTATATCGAAGTATATCCTAACTAGAAAAAACTGCAGATTTTATCCAACTTGCTCGGAATATTCTATACAAGCCTATAAAAAATATGGCTTTATTAAAGGAACTTATTTAACTGTAAGAAGAATATTAAGATGTCATCCATTTAATGAGGGAGGATACGATCCGCTAAAATGA
- the rnpA gene encoding ribonuclease P protein component: MNKIYRLRSNMEFKKVYSGGKNYWNRNLVLYVKKNNLENTRVGYSITKKIGNAVVRNKIRRQMKEIYRLNFSNIKNNYDLIFIPKKNTVDISYKELESAMLHILKLANMLEDKRDSNG; encoded by the coding sequence ATGAATAAGATTTATAGATTGAGAAGTAATATGGAGTTTAAGAAGGTATATAGTGGTGGAAAAAATTATTGGAATAGAAATTTAGTGCTTTATGTTAAGAAAAATAATTTAGAAAATACTAGGGTAGGATATTCTATTACTAAAAAAATTGGAAATGCTGTTGTTAGGAATAAAATAAGAAGGCAAATGAAGGAAATTTATAGACTAAACTTTAGTAACATAAAGAATAACTATGATTTAATTTTTATACCAAAAAAGAACACGGTGGATATTTCATATAAGGAATTAGAAAGTGCAATGCTTCATATTTTAAAATTAGCAAATATGCTAGAGGATAAAAGGGATAGTAATGGCTAA
- the dnaN gene encoding DNA polymerase III subunit beta, which yields MKIKINQKDLSKHISIAQKGISSRTTLQILDGILLEAYKGRLRLIGTDLEISIETYVNCEIEEEGSIVVNSKIFGDIVKKLPDAPIYIDVDNNNINIKCENSEFNIIGNSAKEYPDLPLILDHTSFELPNDLFKSAIRQTVFATTQDETRPSLTGVLIEIEDKLISFVALDGYRLSLRKLPIESEVQLKIIIPGRALNELNKILEDNEEIMKIAAAPGHVVFNTGDTIVYSRLLEGQFFNYKEIIRKDHKTSVTVNKREFQNSLERASLLAKEEKANLVKVNIINGQILIKSNSEIGNVNEVIDADVNGENINIAFNSRYILEGIKIIDAEEIQLNFMGSLNPCIIKPIQDENYIYLVLPVRLAQDDF from the coding sequence ATGAAAATAAAAATAAATCAAAAAGATTTATCTAAACATATAAGTATTGCACAAAAAGGAATATCATCTAGAACTACTTTACAAATACTAGATGGTATTTTATTAGAAGCATATAAGGGTAGATTAAGACTTATAGGAACTGACTTAGAAATAAGTATAGAAACTTATGTAAATTGTGAAATAGAAGAAGAAGGATCTATTGTAGTTAATTCTAAAATATTTGGAGATATAGTCAAAAAACTTCCAGATGCTCCAATATATATAGATGTGGATAACAATAATATAAATATTAAATGTGAGAACTCTGAGTTCAATATAATAGGAAATTCAGCTAAAGAGTATCCTGATCTTCCTTTAATCTTAGACCATACAAGCTTCGAATTACCAAATGATCTATTTAAATCTGCCATAAGACAAACTGTATTCGCAACTACACAAGATGAAACTAGACCATCTTTAACAGGAGTATTAATAGAAATTGAAGATAAGCTTATTTCTTTCGTTGCCTTAGATGGTTATAGACTATCTTTAAGAAAATTACCAATAGAATCAGAAGTACAGCTAAAGATAATAATACCAGGTAGGGCATTAAATGAATTAAATAAAATTTTGGAAGATAATGAAGAAATAATGAAAATAGCAGCGGCACCAGGTCATGTTGTATTCAATACTGGAGATACAATAGTATATTCAAGACTATTGGAAGGACAGTTCTTTAATTACAAAGAAATCATTAGAAAAGACCACAAGACATCTGTAACAGTTAATAAAAGAGAGTTTCAAAATAGTTTAGAAAGAGCTTCATTATTAGCCAAGGAAGAAAAAGCTAATTTAGTAAAGGTAAATATAATAAATGGACAAATATTGATAAAATCTAATTCTGAAATAGGAAATGTAAATGAAGTAATAGATGCAGATGTAAATGGAGAAAATATAAATATTGCATTTAATTCAAGATATATACTAGAAGGTATAAAAATAATAGATGCGGAAGAAATACAATTAAATTTTATGGGAAGCCTAAATCCATGTATTATAAAACCAATACAAGATGAAAATTATATTTATTTAGTATTACCAGTTCGTCTTGCTCAAGATGATTTTTAG
- the mnmG gene encoding tRNA uridine-5-carboxymethylaminomethyl(34) synthesis enzyme MnmG, giving the protein MKEVKKYFAGEYDVIVIGAGHAGVEAALSSSRMGMNTMIMTMSLDSIVALSCNPNIGGTGKGHLVREIDALGGEMALNIDKSFIQSRMLNTSKGPAVHSLRVQADKNMYHTEMKKVLEEEPNLTLRQGEVIDILLENNVVKGVLTRTGAIYNCKAVILATGTYLKGRIFMGEVNYESGPDGMFPSILLSDALKEKGFNMRRLKTGTPARVHKDSVDYSKMEIQPGDKEVIPFSFLNMDKTFDKEQVPCYLTYTTEKMHEIIRNNLHRSPMYAGDIDGVGPRYCPSIEDKVIRFADRNKHQVFIEPEGLSTKEMYVQGVSSTLPEEVQLEMYKEVIGLENVRFMRSAYAIEYDSIDSTILKRTLEHKEIENLFFAGQINGSSGYEEAAAQGLIAGINAVLNIKGEEPFILDRSEAYIGVLIDDLVTKGTEEPYRMMTSRAEYRLTLRQDNADLRLTERGYKVGLVTEERYKRMLEKKEAIEIELERLKNVQVNPTKESNDIIESLNSSPINTPTNIYELIKRPELGYDLLSALDLDRPELLREIRLQVETQIKYEGYIKKQMIQIEQFKKLENKKLSEDMDYNEVKGLSNEAKQKLNDIKPDSVGQASRISGVSPSDINVLLIYLEHKRRVGKENRDELD; this is encoded by the coding sequence ATGAAAGAAGTGAAAAAATATTTTGCAGGAGAATATGACGTTATAGTAATAGGTGCTGGCCATGCAGGTGTTGAAGCAGCTCTTTCTAGTAGTAGAATGGGCATGAATACCATGATAATGACAATGAGCTTAGATTCTATAGTAGCCTTATCTTGTAATCCTAATATAGGAGGTACTGGGAAAGGTCACTTAGTAAGGGAAATAGATGCCCTTGGTGGAGAGATGGCATTAAATATAGATAAGTCCTTTATTCAATCAAGGATGTTAAATACATCTAAAGGTCCTGCAGTTCATTCTCTTAGGGTTCAAGCGGATAAAAACATGTATCATACTGAAATGAAGAAGGTATTAGAGGAAGAACCAAATTTAACCCTAAGACAAGGAGAAGTAATAGATATATTATTAGAAAATAATGTAGTAAAAGGAGTCCTAACTAGAACAGGGGCAATTTATAATTGTAAGGCTGTAATATTAGCTACAGGAACTTATTTAAAGGGTAGAATATTTATGGGTGAAGTCAACTATGAATCAGGACCTGATGGAATGTTTCCTTCTATACTCTTATCAGATGCATTAAAAGAAAAGGGTTTTAATATGAGAAGGCTTAAAACAGGTACGCCTGCCAGAGTTCATAAAGATAGTGTAGATTATTCAAAGATGGAAATTCAACCAGGAGATAAAGAAGTTATACCTTTTTCTTTCTTAAATATGGATAAAACATTTGATAAAGAACAAGTTCCATGCTATTTAACTTATACTACAGAAAAGATGCATGAAATCATAAGAAATAATCTACATCGTTCTCCAATGTATGCAGGAGATATTGATGGGGTAGGTCCTAGGTATTGTCCTTCAATAGAAGATAAAGTAATTAGATTTGCAGATAGAAATAAACATCAAGTATTTATTGAACCAGAAGGTCTATCTACAAAGGAAATGTATGTACAAGGAGTAAGCTCCACATTACCAGAAGAAGTTCAATTGGAAATGTATAAGGAAGTGATAGGCCTTGAAAATGTAAGATTTATGAGATCAGCCTATGCAATTGAATATGATTCCATAGATTCTACAATATTGAAGAGAACATTGGAACATAAGGAGATAGAAAATCTTTTCTTTGCAGGACAAATAAATGGATCTTCAGGATATGAAGAAGCTGCAGCTCAAGGTTTAATTGCTGGAATAAATGCAGTATTAAATATAAAAGGAGAAGAGCCTTTTATACTTGATAGGTCAGAAGCATATATTGGAGTTCTAATTGATGATTTAGTTACTAAGGGCACAGAAGAGCCTTACAGGATGATGACATCTAGAGCCGAGTATAGGCTTACATTAAGACAAGATAATGCGGATTTAAGGCTTACAGAGCGTGGATATAAAGTAGGACTAGTAACAGAAGAAAGATATAAAAGAATGTTAGAAAAAAAAGAAGCTATAGAAATTGAATTAGAAAGACTTAAAAATGTTCAAGTAAATCCTACCAAGGAAAGCAATGATATAATTGAGAGTTTAAATAGTTCTCCAATAAATACACCTACAAATATTTATGAGTTAATAAAAAGACCTGAATTGGGATATGATTTATTATCAGCTTTAGATTTAGATAGACCAGAGCTATTAAGGGAAATTAGATTACAGGTAGAGACTCAAATAAAATATGAGGGATATATAAAGAAACAAATGATTCAAATAGAACAATTTAAAAAACTAGAAAATAAAAAGTTAAGCGAAGATATGGACTATAATGAAGTAAAGGGACTTAGCAACGAAGCAAAACAAAAATTAAATGATATAAAGCCTGATTCTGTAGGACAGGCCTCTAGAATATCGGGAGTATCGCCATCCGATATAAATGTATTATTAATTTATTTAGAACATAAAAGAAGGGTGGGAAAAGAAAATAGAGATGAACTCGATTAA
- a CDS encoding YidC/Oxa1 family membrane protein insertase has protein sequence MTAFLGNILGGLLKFIYNMVSNIGTEPQNFSFYAMAIIITTIIFKLILLPVNLHQSKSSKKMNEIQPKMKELQNKYKNDPQTMQMKMAELYKEHNYNPAAGCVPLLIQLPIILAFFKVMGNPTIYAFKDPVAYEAMNKTFFWIQNLEVPDPYLWGLPLLAAATTYLQSLTMAQPSTDPQAQATQRMMNMFLPIMIFMAARGFAAGLALYWVIGNIFSIVQQVITNRSLGKIKEEN, from the coding sequence ATGACGGCTTTTTTAGGCAATATACTGGGTGGACTTTTAAAGTTTATCTATAACATGGTATCTAATATTGGAACAGAACCACAGAATTTTTCTTTCTATGCAATGGCAATAATAATAACAACTATAATTTTTAAACTTATACTTTTACCTGTTAATTTACATCAAAGTAAATCCTCAAAAAAGATGAACGAAATACAACCTAAAATGAAAGAACTTCAAAATAAATATAAAAATGACCCACAAACCATGCAGATGAAGATGGCAGAATTATATAAAGAACATAATTATAATCCAGCTGCTGGATGTGTACCACTTTTAATTCAATTACCCATTATTCTTGCATTTTTTAAAGTAATGGGTAATCCTACTATTTATGCTTTCAAAGACCCAGTAGCTTATGAGGCTATGAATAAGACATTTTTTTGGATTCAAAACTTGGAAGTTCCAGATCCTTATCTTTGGGGTTTACCATTGTTAGCTGCGGCTACTACTTATTTACAAAGTTTAACGATGGCTCAACCAAGTACAGATCCCCAAGCTCAAGCTACACAGAGAATGATGAATATGTTTTTACCTATAATGATTTTTATGGCTGCAAGAGGATTTGCAGCGGGACTTGCATTATATTGGGTAATAGGTAATATTTTCTCTATTGTACAACAAGTTATAACGAATAGGTCTTTAGGTAAAATTAAGGAGGAGAATTAA
- a CDS encoding polysaccharide deacetylase family protein yields the protein MNGIRKDVNIILDLTIVVIVFMVVTIYNTYPKTLYAFSNSNNRAAIVSRGSKEDKIIALTFDDGPHPEYTVEILDLLKQYNAKATFFVLGKYAETYPEIIRRQIAEGHEVGNHSYSHVNMKKVSAKVIKQEFEKTQDIVYSIANIRPKVFRPPYGNYNDDVIKIVSSDDSSVVLWTFYQDSKDWSNPGVDVVIDTTLSKVQNGDIILFHDYVYKPESHTVGALKVILPKLVDEGYQFVTMSELINLSQDRKVLNNFN from the coding sequence ATGAATGGAATAAGAAAAGATGTTAATATAATATTAGATTTAACTATTGTAGTTATTGTGTTCATGGTAGTAACCATATATAATACATATCCTAAGACCCTATATGCATTTTCAAATTCAAATAATCGTGCTGCTATTGTTTCAAGGGGATCAAAGGAAGATAAGATTATAGCTCTAACCTTTGATGATGGTCCCCATCCAGAATATACTGTGGAAATCTTAGACTTATTAAAACAATATAATGCTAAGGCAACTTTTTTTGTATTAGGTAAATATGCCGAAACATATCCAGAGATAATTAGAAGACAAATTGCTGAAGGTCATGAAGTTGGCAATCATTCATATTCTCATGTAAATATGAAAAAAGTATCAGCTAAGGTAATTAAACAAGAATTTGAAAAAACTCAAGATATAGTCTATTCCATAGCAAATATAAGACCTAAGGTTTTTAGACCACCCTATGGAAATTATAATGATGATGTAATTAAGATTGTAAGTAGTGATGATTCTTCTGTAGTTCTCTGGACTTTTTATCAGGATTCTAAGGATTGGAGCAATCCTGGGGTAGACGTTGTAATAGATACTACTTTATCTAAGGTACAAAATGGAGACATTATTTTGTTCCATGATTATGTATATAAGCCTGAAAGCCATACTGTAGGAGCATTAAAGGTAATTTTACCTAAATTAGTCGATGAAGGATATCAGTTTGTTACTATGTCGGAGCTTATCAATCTTTCCCAAGATAGAAAAGTATTGAATAATTTCAATTAA
- the dnaA gene encoding chromosomal replication initiator protein DnaA → MASSLDNIWNEVLNLIKVELTEVSFNTWLKAIEPVSISSGKVILAAPNEFTKGILVGRYLNLIKNAFSHVTEEEFDIQFIIPGEEYSLNIGQPAVQETNDNNHKSQLNPKYTFDTFVIGNSNRFAHAASLAVAEAPAQAYNPLFIYGGVGLGKTHLMHAIGHYILGQNPNSKVVYVSSEKFTNELINSIREYRNEEFRNKYRNIDVLLVDDIQFIAGKEGTQEEFFHTFNALHEANKQIIISSDRPPKEIPTLEDRLRSRFEWGLIADIQPPDLETRIAILRKKANVENIKVSDNVMLYIASKIQSNIRELEGALIRVVAYSSLTNSEVTEELAEEALKDILSNNKTIEITVDLIKDIVSKSFKIKIDDFNSKKRTRAIAYPRQIAMYLTRELTDLSLPKIGEEFGGRDHTTVIHAYDKISTDINEKHDLKKKIDDIMKELKG, encoded by the coding sequence ATGGCTTCAAGTTTAGATAATATTTGGAATGAAGTTCTAAATCTTATTAAAGTTGAATTGACAGAAGTTAGTTTTAATACTTGGCTTAAGGCAATAGAACCTGTTAGCATTTCTTCTGGAAAAGTAATTTTAGCAGCACCTAATGAATTCACAAAAGGCATTTTAGTAGGAAGATATCTTAATCTAATAAAAAATGCCTTTTCTCATGTTACTGAAGAAGAATTTGATATTCAATTTATTATACCTGGAGAAGAATATTCTCTAAACATAGGACAACCTGCAGTACAAGAGACCAATGATAATAATCATAAATCTCAATTAAATCCTAAATATACTTTTGATACTTTCGTAATAGGTAATAGTAACCGTTTTGCTCATGCCGCTTCATTGGCCGTAGCTGAAGCACCGGCACAGGCGTATAATCCTTTATTTATATATGGAGGAGTTGGACTTGGAAAAACCCACTTAATGCACGCTATTGGACATTACATACTTGGTCAAAATCCTAATTCAAAGGTGGTATATGTTTCATCGGAAAAATTTACAAACGAACTTATTAACTCTATTAGAGAATATAGAAATGAAGAATTTAGAAATAAATATAGAAATATCGATGTTCTTCTAGTAGACGACATTCAGTTTATTGCTGGTAAGGAAGGAACTCAAGAAGAATTTTTCCATACCTTTAATGCACTACATGAGGCTAATAAACAAATAATAATATCTAGTGATAGACCCCCTAAAGAAATTCCTACACTAGAGGATAGACTTAGATCTAGATTTGAATGGGGACTTATTGCAGATATCCAGCCACCAGATTTAGAAACTAGAATTGCCATTCTTAGAAAGAAAGCTAATGTGGAGAATATCAAAGTAAGTGATAATGTAATGCTTTATATAGCTTCAAAGATTCAGTCCAACATTAGAGAATTAGAAGGAGCATTAATTAGGGTAGTAGCTTATTCATCTTTAACTAACAGTGAAGTTACTGAAGAATTAGCAGAAGAGGCTTTAAAAGATATACTATCAAATAATAAAACCATAGAAATTACCGTTGATTTAATAAAAGATATAGTATCTAAAAGCTTTAAAATCAAAATTGATGATTTTAACTCAAAGAAAAGAACTAGGGCTATAGCATATCCTAGACAAATTGCAATGTACTTAACTAGAGAATTAACAGATTTATCTTTACCTAAAATAGGAGAAGAATTTGGTGGTAGGGATCATACAACTGTAATCCATGCCTATGATAAAATAAGTACAGATATAAATGAAAAACATGATTTGAAAAAGAAAATCGATGATATAATGAAAGAATTAAAAGGATAG
- the noc gene encoding nucleoid occlusion protein has product MKNTQPEIKYIPISIIKPNPYQPRKEFNQRSLEELSQSIKSYGVIQPISVREIREDSYELIAGERRLRASELAGLNEIPAIIVDYRDKESALIALMENLQREDLNFIEEAEGYYNLISDHGFTQQEIAEKMGKNQSTVANKLRLLKLPEDIKKSLLEYNLTERHGRALLKLADDDLKRKILERVIKNELNVNRTETLVNDILNDLTKEEHVESKQNIKSLINVRIYLNTFKKAFSAIKDTGVNAEYKEVDKGDHVEVVVKIPK; this is encoded by the coding sequence ATGAAAAATACTCAACCGGAAATAAAATATATTCCTATATCTATTATTAAACCTAATCCATATCAGCCTAGGAAAGAGTTTAATCAAAGATCTCTAGAAGAACTTAGTCAATCTATAAAATCATATGGAGTAATTCAACCTATTAGTGTTAGAGAGATTAGGGAAGACTCTTATGAGTTAATAGCTGGAGAAAGAAGACTTAGAGCTTCTGAATTGGCTGGATTAAATGAAATACCAGCTATTATAGTAGACTATAGAGATAAAGAATCAGCTTTAATTGCATTAATGGAGAACCTCCAAAGGGAAGACTTAAATTTCATTGAAGAAGCTGAAGGATACTATAATCTAATATCAGATCATGGTTTTACTCAACAAGAAATAGCAGAAAAAATGGGTAAAAATCAGTCTACAGTTGCTAATAAACTAAGACTTTTAAAATTACCTGAAGATATTAAGAAAAGTTTATTGGAATATAACCTTACTGAAAGACATGGAAGAGCATTATTAAAGCTGGCAGATGACGATTTAAAAAGAAAGATACTTGAAAGAGTAATAAAAAATGAACTAAATGTAAATCGAACAGAGACTTTAGTTAATGATATATTAAATGATTTAACTAAAGAGGAACATGTTGAATCAAAACAAAATATAAAAAGCTTAATAAATGTTAGAATTTATTTAAATACATTTAAAAAGGCCTTTTCTGCTATTAAAGATACTGGAGTTAATGCAGAGTATAAGGAAGTGGATAAAGGTGACCATGTGGAAGTAGTAGTAAAGATACCAAAATAG